The following coding sequences lie in one Candidatus Neptunochlamydia sp. REUL1 genomic window:
- a CDS encoding MlaD family protein, whose amino-acid sequence MIDYMKNMLIGLFVVVACALVVGIILFLEPSVGDGKETLVARFSNVNGLSLGTRVMFAGKPVGEVVAIQQIPHAREQPTDELGQVYFYQLILHLDSSVHVYNTDEITVQTSGLLGEKSIAIIPRTPPKGVKPTLMTSKTPIYAESVDPLESAFNELAQLSDKVEETLDKVIAWIDQNGHELGGAIRAFDDAMTEATITLTRINQTHLIDEVKLGVQNFAVAMRDIHSAMDDLNSEDAFRNLAVTLRNTKKASYSFDHVMNSIASGKGTLGKLFMDEDTYLRVTAILSKLDTTMNDVNHYGFLFNLNKEWQRTRLKQATILNALNTPQSFRNYFNKEVDLINTSMSRLSMLVERAENSPDSQQIFDTKAFQRDFAELMRQSQALYDNLRLYNEQLQSAEELVQ is encoded by the coding sequence ATGATTGATTATATGAAGAACATGCTCATTGGGCTTTTTGTGGTGGTAGCCTGCGCACTTGTTGTGGGTATCATCCTCTTTCTTGAGCCTAGTGTCGGTGATGGGAAAGAAACTCTCGTCGCTCGGTTCTCTAATGTCAATGGTTTGTCTCTCGGAACCCGCGTAATGTTTGCCGGAAAACCTGTGGGAGAGGTGGTTGCAATCCAACAAATTCCGCATGCTCGCGAGCAACCCACCGATGAACTTGGGCAGGTCTACTTCTACCAACTCATTCTTCATCTCGATTCAAGCGTCCATGTTTACAATACAGATGAAATCACCGTTCAAACCTCTGGTCTTCTAGGGGAAAAGTCGATTGCTATCATTCCTCGCACTCCCCCAAAGGGCGTCAAACCCACACTTATGACCTCAAAGACTCCTATTTATGCCGAATCAGTAGATCCTCTTGAAAGTGCATTTAATGAATTAGCTCAACTCTCTGATAAAGTCGAGGAAACTCTCGATAAAGTGATTGCTTGGATTGATCAGAATGGGCATGAACTTGGCGGCGCTATCCGAGCCTTTGATGATGCAATGACCGAAGCAACAATCACCCTTACCCGCATCAACCAAACTCACCTGATCGATGAGGTTAAACTCGGTGTTCAAAACTTTGCGGTTGCCATGCGCGATATCCACTCCGCTATGGATGATCTTAATAGCGAGGATGCCTTCAGAAATCTTGCCGTTACCCTTCGCAATACAAAAAAAGCTAGCTACTCCTTCGATCACGTGATGAATTCTATTGCCAGCGGAAAGGGAACCCTCGGTAAACTCTTTATGGATGAAGACACTTACCTTCGTGTTACAGCTATCCTTAGCAAGCTCGATACCACTATGAACGATGTCAACCATTACGGATTCCTCTTCAACCTCAATAAAGAGTGGCAAAGAACGCGCCTCAAACAGGCGACGATCCTTAATGCTCTCAATACTCCACAAAGCTTCCGTAATTACTTCAATAAGGAAGTCGATCTCATCAATACCTCAATGTCTCGGCTCTCTATGCTTGTCGAACGGGCTGAAAATAGTCCTGATAGTCAGCAAATCTTTGATACCAAAGCATTCCAAAGAGACTTTGCAGAACTTATGCGCCAATCACAAGCTCTTTATGACAACCTAAGACTCTATAACGAACA
- a CDS encoding ABC transporter ATP-binding protein, protein MIDIHDLWKAFEGNEVLKGLTLTVKKGETLVILGRSGVGKSVLLKHIIGISHADKGYIEVDGIRVSDLRGEKRYKASLKMGMLFQGAALFDSMNIEDNTAFFLRQHGDIETGERYSKSEIRDRVDEALRMVDLEGTQKKMPSDLSGGMRKRAGLARLIVYRPEYLLYDEPTTGLDPITAMQINELIVKTQEELKATSIVVTHDIVSSLFVGDRLALHKDGKIAYIDEPDAFLNIDDPIIEFLRKTISEDPRTFRRK, encoded by the coding sequence ATGATAGACATTCATGATCTATGGAAAGCCTTTGAAGGAAATGAGGTTTTGAAGGGACTTACCTTAACGGTTAAAAAAGGAGAAACACTTGTTATTTTAGGACGCTCAGGAGTAGGAAAGAGCGTCCTGTTAAAGCATATCATTGGAATCTCTCATGCTGACAAGGGTTATATCGAAGTCGATGGCATACGCGTCTCTGATCTGCGAGGAGAAAAGCGATATAAAGCAAGTCTTAAAATGGGAATGCTCTTTCAAGGAGCAGCACTCTTTGACTCAATGAATATCGAGGACAATACTGCTTTTTTTCTGCGCCAACACGGAGACATTGAAACGGGAGAAAGGTATTCAAAGAGTGAAATCAGAGATCGTGTTGACGAAGCACTTCGAATGGTTGATTTGGAAGGCACACAAAAGAAAATGCCTTCAGATCTCTCGGGTGGAATGCGTAAGCGCGCTGGTCTTGCCCGCTTAATTGTTTACCGTCCAGAATATTTGTTGTATGATGAGCCGACGACGGGACTCGATCCCATTACGGCGATGCAGATCAACGAGCTCATTGTCAAGACTCAAGAAGAACTAAAGGCAACAAGCATTGTGGTCACTCATGATATTGTCTCCTCCCTTTTTGTTGGAGACCGATTAGCACTTCACAAAGATGGAAAAATCGCGTATATCGATGAACCTGACGCATTTTTAAATATTGATGACCCAATTATAGAATTTTTACGGAAAACCATATCAGAGGATCCGAGGACATTTAGGAGAAAATGA
- a CDS encoding MlaE family ABC transporter permease — MRFLLSKLNFLEATGEFVFLIWNVTVATFKRPPNWALIREQLYNIGVLSLPVVAMTGFSTGLVLAAQSFFQLSDKGLAGATGLMVGKAMITELGPVLTAFMVTGRVGAAMCAELGTMRVTEQVDALETMAVDPNRYLVAPRFISGMVMMPLLTVFSIFMGIFGGYLISVFYFKMPPTTYFDPMPIYITNFDLLIGIVKAFVFGVLIVTISCFKGLKTSGGAEGVGRSTTNSVVVCYTFILFTNFLITLGLNMLQNATGWFS; from the coding sequence ATGCGCTTTTTACTAAGTAAACTTAATTTCTTGGAGGCAACAGGTGAGTTTGTATTCCTCATCTGGAATGTCACCGTGGCTACATTCAAGCGTCCCCCAAATTGGGCCCTTATTCGTGAACAGCTCTATAACATCGGAGTCCTCTCTCTTCCTGTTGTTGCGATGACGGGGTTCTCAACAGGGCTTGTTTTAGCTGCCCAATCCTTTTTTCAGCTTAGTGATAAAGGCCTTGCTGGTGCAACAGGGCTCATGGTTGGAAAAGCAATGATTACTGAGCTTGGTCCAGTCCTTACTGCCTTTATGGTGACTGGGCGCGTCGGTGCAGCGATGTGCGCCGAGCTAGGAACAATGCGTGTTACAGAACAGGTCGATGCTCTCGAAACCATGGCTGTTGATCCTAATCGCTACCTTGTTGCTCCCCGCTTTATTTCTGGAATGGTGATGATGCCACTCCTTACCGTTTTTAGTATTTTTATGGGGATTTTTGGCGGATATTTGATTTCAGTATTTTACTTCAAAATGCCTCCAACGACGTATTTCGATCCCATGCCGATCTATATCACCAACTTTGATCTCCTGATCGGTATCGTAAAGGCTTTTGTATTCGGAGTTTTAATTGTAACAATCTCCTGCTTCAAAGGACTCAAAACTTCTGGAGGGGCTGAAGGAGTCGGTCGCTCTACAACGAATAGCGTGGTTGTCTGCTACACTTTTATACTGTTTACCAATTTCCTCATTACTCTAGGTCTCAATATGCTTCAAAATGCGACAGGGTGGTTCTCATGA
- a CDS encoding gluconokinase: MIIVLMGVSGCGKSVIGQALSKALDIPFYDADDFHSEDNKRKMKEGTPLTDRDRKPWLKTLADFMSTHGEMILACSALKHSYRRILCFSPEVRFVYLKGTYPLIRTRLEERKGHFFNPDLLDSQFATLEEPRNAITVDITPPIADIVKAIKEAIL; the protein is encoded by the coding sequence ATGATTATTGTACTTATGGGTGTTTCAGGCTGCGGAAAATCTGTGATCGGGCAGGCGCTTTCTAAGGCGCTTGATATCCCTTTCTATGATGCCGATGACTTCCACTCCGAAGATAATAAAAGGAAGATGAAAGAAGGGACTCCCCTCACAGATCGTGACCGGAAGCCTTGGCTCAAAACTCTCGCTGATTTCATGAGTACCCACGGAGAAATGATCCTCGCCTGCTCGGCGCTCAAACATTCTTATCGCCGCATCCTTTGTTTTTCCCCAGAAGTCCGATTCGTCTACCTCAAGGGAACCTACCCTCTTATCCGCACGCGCCTTGAAGAGCGCAAGGGGCACTTCTTTAACCCAGATCTTCTAGACTCGCAATTCGCCACGCTAGAAGAACCACGCAATGCGATCACAGTTGATATTACGCCACCCATTGCCGACATTGTTAAAGCGATAAAGGAAGCTATTCTCTAG
- a CDS encoding RNA recognition motif domain-containing protein, protein MDIFVKGLAESVTSSQLKELFSMYGKVLSSRIIVDHETQVSRGFGFVKMPIEPEAKLAMRRISGSELEGNILTAKVENPGNFNSPRDSILPRSFKPPKELSSRVAFKDYN, encoded by the coding sequence ATGGACATATTTGTAAAAGGACTAGCAGAAAGCGTGACTTCGTCTCAGCTCAAAGAACTCTTCAGCATGTACGGCAAGGTGTTATCATCTAGAATCATCGTAGATCATGAAACGCAAGTATCTCGAGGCTTTGGGTTCGTTAAGATGCCGATAGAGCCTGAAGCAAAACTCGCTATGAGAAGAATTAGCGGCTCAGAGCTTGAGGGAAATATTCTCACAGCTAAGGTTGAGAACCCTGGAAACTTTAATAGTCCTAGAGATTCTATTTTGCCAAGGAGCTTCAAGCCTCCAAAGGAACTATCCTCTAGAGTAGCTTTCAAAGATTATAATTAG
- a CDS encoding DUF7674 family protein produces the protein MEEITEKKCIELTKKRFPKFLPYWSSYIRDFGPDLGITIQMIPLEEYTVDTIKAHSEREIKEIFDFVEFLLTKGNQSVQTAITTSYLESLMILDPDEIKFRWFVKFLGPHTLEYCRAWDKFTGVRTDGLWDEEVI, from the coding sequence GTGGAAGAGATCACAGAAAAAAAATGCATAGAACTAACGAAGAAAAGATTTCCAAAGTTCCTTCCATATTGGTCGTCCTATATTAGAGATTTCGGTCCAGATTTGGGTATTACTATTCAGATGATACCATTAGAAGAATACACAGTAGACACAATAAAAGCTCATAGTGAGCGAGAGATTAAAGAAATTTTCGACTTTGTAGAATTTTTGCTAACCAAAGGAAATCAATCTGTCCAAACTGCGATAACAACTTCATACTTAGAATCTTTAATGATTTTAGACCCAGATGAAATTAAGTTTAGATGGTTCGTTAAATTTCTAGGACCACATACTCTTGAATATTGTAGAGCCTGGGATAAATTTACCGGAGTTAGAACGGACGGTCTTTGGGATGAAGAGGTTATTTAA
- a CDS encoding transposase translates to MKKFDEEFKANAVCLVREERMKIKDVAHDLGIGKSTLSYWLGLNRKGELIKTASQKKEDEDMRKLRKENRILKEERDILKKAMGIFSSMSKADTVPIWEFFDMWL, encoded by the coding sequence ATGAAGAAATTTGACGAAGAATTCAAAGCCAATGCAGTTTGTTTAGTCAGAGAAGAAAGGATGAAAATCAAAGACGTGGCACATGATTTAGGAATTGGTAAATCAACGCTTAGCTACTGGTTAGGACTCAATCGAAAGGGAGAGCTTATCAAAACGGCAAGTCAAAAAAAAGAAGATGAAGATATGAGAAAACTCAGAAAAGAGAATCGCATCTTAAAAGAGGAAAGAGACATCCTAAAAAAAGCCATGGGCATCTTCTCATCAATGTCAAAAGCAGATACAGTCCCAATATGGGAATTCTTTGATATGTGGTTGTAA
- a CDS encoding IS5 family transposase (programmed frameshift) — MGKASHRRHDISDKVWELLAPHLPGRKGGWGAVAKDNRLFINAVFWILRTGSPWRDLPPDYGDWKNTHRRFCRWRDARIWEAFLECLVEDPDYEWLMIDGSHIKVHPHASGAKGGNQDMSRTKGGFNTKIHLAVNAHGMPVRIVVVQGTTHDSTQASFLIQDISAEHLLADKAYDSDAIILQAESQGINPVIPLRSNRKKWREFDKELYKLRHLVENAFLQLKRWRGIATRYAKNTASFIAAVQIRCIALWASIS, encoded by the exons ATGGGAAAAGCATCGCATCGTCGCCACGATATTTCAGATAAAGTCTGGGAATTGTTAGCTCCTCACCTGCCAGGTCGAAAAGGGGGTTGGGGCGCCGTAGCAAAAGATAACCGTCTGTTCATTAACGCTGTTTTCTGGATTCTTCGAACAGGCTCTCCTTGGAGAGACTTACCACCTGATTATGGAGATTGGAAAAACACTCACCGTCGCTTCTGTCGTTGGCGGGATGCTAGAATTTGGGAAGCGTTCCTTGAATGTTTAGTGGAAGATCCTGACTATGAATGGCTCATGATAGATGGGAGCCATATTAAGGTGCACCCTCATGCATCGGGAGCTAAAGGCGGTAATCAAGACATGAGTCGGACAAAAGGGGGCT TTAACACAAAAATACACTTGGCCGTGAATGCGCATGGTATGCCAGTCCGAATTGTTGTTGTGCAAGGTACCACTCATGACAGCACTCAAGCAAGTTTCTTGATCCAAGATATTTCAGCAGAACATTTGCTCGCCGATAAAGCTTATGATAGTGACGCAATTATATTGCAAGCCGAGAGTCAAGGCATAAATCCAGTCATTCCTCTGAGGTCAAATCGCAAAAAATGGAGAGAATTTGATAAAGAACTATATAAGCTTCGACACCTTGTAGAAAATGCTTTTCTCCAACTAAAACGATGGCGTGGAATAGCCACTCGATATGCCAAAAATACAGCTTCATTCATAGCTGCAGTGCAAATCCGTTGTATCGCTCTTTGGGCTTCTATCTCATGA